The following are from one region of the Pirellulales bacterium genome:
- a CDS encoding enhanced serine sensitivity protein SseB C-terminal domain-containing protein, whose product MTRLAALRFAYGKPGATSGPKGANMRFPWFRRKEVARLPEKFRAEQLHFLGEHDGAPERELKDKLIQLFERRKDIQRAYLAITQYEDIESINVALCIRAKWGRHPLLREIGQVFSSIFNAEEHLDILYLTEEQEERLSRVCRPFWNAWP is encoded by the coding sequence GTGACGCGACTGGCGGCGCTGCGTTTCGCTTACGGTAAACCCGGCGCGACATCCGGCCCGAAAGGTGCCAACATGCGGTTTCCCTGGTTTCGTCGAAAGGAAGTGGCCCGGCTACCCGAGAAGTTTCGGGCGGAGCAGCTTCATTTTCTTGGCGAGCACGACGGTGCGCCCGAACGTGAGCTCAAAGATAAATTGATCCAGCTCTTCGAACGACGAAAGGACATCCAACGAGCTTATCTTGCCATAACACAATATGAGGACATCGAGAGCATTAACGTGGCACTCTGCATTCGAGCGAAATGGGGGCGACACCCGCTATTGCGTGAGATCGGTCAAGTATTTTCGTCCATCTTCAACGCCGAGGAACATCTTGACATCTTGTATCTGACGGAAGAGCAGGAAGAACGGCTTAGTAGGGTATGTCGGCCATTCTGGAACGCATGGCCGTAA
- a CDS encoding ATP-binding protein has translation MPSLFVFRGNDQGMRFELSSDTLGIGRDTANDVQIHDTEVSRRHAELRRSGLGYLLVDLGSSNGTYVNGVRITTHSLASGDQVQVGSSQLLYTAIPSGAESDIAQKIDIIARQQADDRSRIVRSMSHEAGSHLYDPESDIPANMRLAHGGNHLQVMYRTALAVSHTLDIDQLLDRIMRLIFDWVEADRGCMMLVDPASKELIPRVRHNRKGRGGNDRIAISQTILDYCMQRSEGVLTSDAREDDRWNPAASIVRAGVREAICVPMAGRYGIVGVIYIDTMSSPQQLSLRSGANKFNDDHLKLMIAIAHQAALAVEDTQYYSAMVQAERLAAVGQTVAALSHDIKNILQGIRAASFLIKDGLARTDENMVRKGWEFVERNQEKISNLVMDMLTFSKEREPDLVPGDLNQVVADVAELVKARASEKGVELLWQPADELPTLTFDPDGIHRAVLNVATNAVDACAAAASDEEDESADAKARPPGRVVISTSFDMAESVARITVEDNGTGIPPEELKNIFSLFVSHKGSRGTGLGLSVSEKIVKEHGGRITVESEVGAGSRFTLELPALLPDVPRPTAELQIPPPAK, from the coding sequence GTGCCTTCGCTGTTCGTTTTTCGAGGCAACGACCAGGGGATGCGCTTCGAGCTGTCTTCCGACACTCTCGGCATCGGCCGCGATACGGCCAATGACGTCCAGATTCACGATACCGAAGTTTCGCGCCGCCACGCCGAGCTACGCCGCAGCGGCCTCGGCTACCTGCTGGTGGATCTGGGCAGTTCGAACGGCACTTACGTCAACGGCGTACGCATTACGACCCATTCCTTGGCCAGCGGCGACCAGGTCCAGGTCGGCAGCAGTCAGTTGCTGTACACGGCGATTCCCAGCGGCGCCGAAAGCGATATCGCCCAGAAAATCGACATCATCGCCCGGCAGCAGGCCGACGACCGCTCGCGCATCGTTCGCTCGATGAGTCACGAGGCGGGCAGCCACCTCTACGACCCGGAATCGGACATTCCGGCCAACATGCGGCTGGCTCACGGCGGTAACCACTTGCAGGTGATGTACCGCACGGCCCTGGCCGTGAGTCATACGCTCGATATCGACCAGTTGCTCGATCGGATCATGCGGCTGATTTTCGATTGGGTCGAGGCGGACCGTGGCTGCATGATGCTCGTCGACCCGGCCAGCAAAGAGCTCATCCCGCGCGTGCGCCACAACCGCAAGGGGCGCGGCGGCAACGACCGCATCGCGATCAGCCAGACGATCCTCGATTACTGCATGCAGCGCAGCGAGGGCGTGCTCACCAGCGACGCCCGCGAAGACGACCGCTGGAACCCCGCGGCCAGCATCGTGCGAGCCGGCGTGCGCGAGGCGATTTGCGTTCCGATGGCCGGCCGCTATGGCATCGTCGGCGTCATCTATATCGACACCATGTCGAGCCCGCAGCAGCTCAGCCTGCGTTCCGGGGCCAACAAGTTCAACGACGACCACTTGAAGTTGATGATCGCCATCGCGCATCAGGCGGCGCTGGCCGTCGAGGACACGCAATATTATTCGGCGATGGTGCAGGCCGAGCGGCTGGCGGCCGTCGGGCAGACCGTGGCCGCGCTGTCGCACGACATCAAGAACATTCTGCAAGGCATTCGCGCCGCCAGCTTCCTGATCAAAGATGGACTGGCGCGGACCGATGAAAACATGGTCCGCAAAGGGTGGGAGTTCGTCGAACGCAACCAGGAGAAGATCTCGAACCTGGTGATGGACATGCTCACGTTCAGCAAGGAACGCGAGCCGGACCTGGTACCCGGCGACTTGAACCAGGTGGTGGCCGACGTGGCCGAGTTGGTCAAAGCCCGGGCGAGCGAAAAAGGTGTGGAACTACTATGGCAGCCGGCCGACGAGCTGCCCACGTTGACGTTCGATCCTGACGGCATTCACCGTGCCGTTTTGAATGTCGCGACCAACGCCGTCGACGCCTGCGCCGCGGCGGCCAGCGACGAGGAGGACGAATCAGCCGACGCGAAAGCGCGGCCACCGGGTCGCGTGGTGATTTCCACCTCTTTCGACATGGCCGAAAGCGTGGCCCGCATCACCGTCGAGGACAACGGTACTGGCATACCGCCCGAAGAGCTGAAGAATATTTTCTCACTCTTTGTGTCGCACAAGGGGAGCCGTGGCACCGGCCTGGGCCTGTCGGTCAGTGAGAAAATCGTGAAGGAACACGGCGGCCGGATCACGGTCGAAAGCGAGGTGGGCGCCGGCAGCCGTTTCACGCTGGAATTGCCAGCGCTATTGCCCGATGTTCCGCGGCCCACGGCGGAACTGCAGATACCGCCACCGGCGAAGTGA
- a CDS encoding DUF1571 domain-containing protein, with product MAFRKNGWKSWAAGIVTALAARSADAQVYSQQAPSAPPGNQQPAATYPQYPNQQSPVQYQAPQNAALQNSGPRYQPPPSTRFQSPQYPAPAATRFQSPQGQQYGAATQAPANMNAQAQFQVPAGSPQYSGQPYGNQPYANQAPANPQYQAQPNAYGAQPGRQQFGATSAAPSRFDNSRMPQAPGVASYPEANRAPAGVRGGVRPAQFEQPIDAGQPAAAPAEQTPAANDPPGFRATEVSTASSLPNTVPSAAAGEQTPQEHPLMPALRWAKQGLADFSKIQDYSCTLVKRERIDGTLGEHEYIFVKVRHQPFSVYTYFLGPARVKGQEAIFVDGANDGSLLAHGNGIKHRLIGTVSLKPTSALAMSGNRYPITEMGMRRLLERLLEIGSNDVKYGECTVNWIQGAKVNNRTCTCIQVEHPHPRRNFLFHLARIYVDDEMQLPIRYEAYDWPSGPSNQPQLNEEYTFLNVKVNNGFTDADFSTENPSYGFK from the coding sequence ATGGCCTTCAGGAAGAATGGCTGGAAGTCGTGGGCGGCCGGCATCGTCACCGCCCTGGCCGCCCGCTCCGCCGACGCACAGGTCTATAGTCAGCAGGCGCCTTCCGCGCCGCCTGGCAATCAGCAGCCGGCAGCGACCTACCCCCAATATCCCAATCAGCAGTCGCCGGTGCAGTATCAAGCGCCGCAGAACGCAGCGCTACAGAATTCTGGGCCGCGTTACCAGCCGCCGCCGTCCACGCGCTTCCAAAGCCCGCAATACCCGGCCCCCGCGGCGACGCGCTTTCAGAGTCCGCAAGGCCAGCAGTATGGCGCGGCCACCCAGGCCCCCGCCAACATGAACGCGCAAGCGCAATTCCAGGTGCCGGCCGGTTCGCCGCAGTATTCCGGCCAGCCGTACGGCAACCAGCCTTACGCGAATCAGGCGCCGGCCAATCCGCAGTACCAAGCGCAACCGAACGCCTATGGCGCTCAGCCGGGCCGCCAACAGTTCGGTGCCACGTCAGCAGCGCCGAGCCGATTCGATAACTCGCGCATGCCGCAAGCGCCGGGCGTGGCTTCCTATCCTGAAGCTAACCGTGCCCCGGCGGGTGTGCGTGGCGGAGTGCGTCCGGCGCAATTCGAACAACCGATCGACGCCGGGCAGCCCGCGGCTGCGCCGGCCGAGCAAACGCCCGCGGCGAATGATCCTCCCGGCTTCCGGGCCACTGAAGTTTCGACGGCGTCGTCGCTGCCGAATACGGTTCCGTCGGCAGCCGCTGGCGAGCAGACTCCGCAAGAGCATCCGCTGATGCCCGCCTTGCGTTGGGCCAAGCAGGGGCTCGCGGATTTCAGCAAAATCCAGGACTATTCCTGCACGCTGGTGAAGCGCGAGCGCATTGACGGCACGCTGGGCGAGCACGAGTACATTTTCGTCAAGGTGCGGCACCAGCCGTTCAGCGTGTACACGTACTTCCTCGGCCCCGCCCGCGTCAAAGGGCAAGAGGCCATTTTCGTCGACGGCGCCAACGACGGTAGTCTGCTCGCACATGGCAACGGCATCAAGCATCGCTTGATCGGCACTGTGTCGCTCAAGCCCACCAGTGCGCTGGCGATGAGCGGCAACCGCTATCCGATCACCGAAATGGGCATGCGTCGGTTGCTGGAACGCTTGCTGGAAATTGGCTCGAACGACGTGAAGTACGGTGAATGCACGGTCAACTGGATCCAAGGCGCGAAGGTCAACAACCGGACTTGCACTTGCATCCAGGTCGAGCATCCCCATCCGCGCCGAAATTTCCTGTTCCACCTGGCGCGAATCTACGTCGACGACGAAATGCAATTGCCGATCCGCTATGAGGCCTACGATTGGCCGTCGGGCCCGTCGAACCAGCCGCAGCTGAACGAGGAGTACACGTTCCTCAACGTGAAGGTGAACAACGGCTTCACCGACGCCGACTTCAGCACCGAGAACCCGAGCTACGGGTTTAAATAG
- a CDS encoding M20/M25/M40 family metallo-hydrolase — translation MLLVALVAAAPVRIVRAVEAEAVASAEKRLADSTRYLSDDALEGRGVGTAGIDKAADYLAEQFAALGLNTKLYDGTPFQKFKMPIGSEMGEPNVLSFAAPAASKDKSIELKLSADFTPLAMGSSSVLDVPLVFAGYGVTAKDKDYDDYAGLDVEGKAVVILRRLPQEGTAHPALGNSEHSLYAPMSRKVSNAYEHGAAAVILVSSEAGIEKNIEPRRPQLKAAVAAVTEAQAEFQKIEKPTLAQAAAHQKRLSDLIEDLQTQNKNLGDVLDPLLPFNAPGGGDPSHIPVVHCQRAVVDRLLKEALGTSLNQLEHEIDKGPTPHSRELTGWRLTGEINVIRREAEVKNVVAVLEGEGPKADETIVVGAHYDHLGFGGEGSFVNDGKQIHNGADDNGSGTAALLEVARILATREKKLPRRVVFIAFTGEERGLIGSARYCKEPLFPLENTVAMLNMDMVGRLKDEKLIIQGINTAPEFGPIIDRLNQAFGFDLTRKEGGSGPSDHSSFYAKKIPVMHYFTGLHSDYHRPSDDFDKINVPGMRRVAEIVAATAAALAESDARPTYVETKSSERAGGDGDRPYFGSIPDFGQEEPGYAISGATKDSPADKAGLKGGDIIVKLGDSKIGNLEDFDNALRKFKGGDKVPVVVKRGSEEVRTEVTLAPPR, via the coding sequence TTGCTGCTCGTAGCGCTCGTCGCGGCCGCCCCCGTGCGGATCGTGCGGGCCGTCGAAGCCGAGGCCGTGGCTTCGGCCGAGAAGCGGCTGGCCGACAGCACGCGCTATCTTTCGGATGACGCACTCGAGGGGCGGGGTGTCGGCACGGCCGGAATCGATAAAGCCGCCGATTACCTGGCCGAACAGTTCGCTGCGCTGGGGCTCAATACGAAGCTCTATGACGGTACGCCGTTTCAGAAGTTCAAAATGCCGATCGGCTCGGAAATGGGCGAACCCAACGTGCTGTCGTTCGCCGCGCCAGCGGCGTCCAAGGACAAATCGATCGAATTGAAGTTGAGTGCTGATTTTACGCCGCTGGCCATGGGTAGCTCGTCGGTTCTCGACGTGCCGCTGGTGTTCGCCGGATATGGCGTGACCGCGAAAGACAAGGACTACGACGACTACGCCGGCCTCGACGTAGAAGGAAAAGCCGTCGTTATTTTGCGGCGCTTGCCGCAAGAGGGAACCGCGCACCCGGCGCTGGGCAACTCCGAGCACTCGCTCTATGCCCCGATGTCGCGCAAAGTATCGAACGCTTACGAGCACGGCGCTGCGGCGGTAATTCTGGTCAGTTCCGAGGCCGGCATCGAGAAGAACATCGAACCCCGCCGTCCGCAACTGAAAGCCGCCGTCGCCGCAGTTACCGAAGCCCAGGCCGAGTTTCAGAAAATCGAAAAGCCCACGCTGGCCCAAGCCGCGGCGCATCAAAAGCGTCTCAGCGATTTAATCGAAGACCTCCAGACGCAAAACAAGAACTTGGGCGACGTGCTTGATCCGCTGCTTCCCTTCAACGCTCCTGGCGGCGGCGATCCGTCGCACATTCCCGTGGTGCATTGCCAGCGGGCGGTCGTCGATCGCTTGTTGAAAGAGGCCCTCGGCACGAGCCTGAATCAGCTCGAGCACGAGATCGACAAGGGGCCGACGCCGCATAGCCGCGAGTTGACTGGCTGGCGATTAACCGGCGAGATCAACGTGATCCGCCGCGAAGCGGAAGTGAAAAACGTCGTAGCCGTTCTCGAGGGCGAGGGGCCGAAGGCCGACGAGACGATCGTCGTCGGAGCCCACTACGATCATCTTGGTTTCGGCGGCGAGGGGTCGTTCGTCAACGACGGCAAACAGATTCACAATGGCGCCGACGACAATGGCTCCGGCACGGCAGCGCTACTGGAAGTGGCGCGGATCCTGGCCACGCGCGAGAAGAAGTTACCGCGCCGCGTGGTGTTCATCGCTTTTACCGGCGAAGAACGAGGGCTGATCGGCAGTGCCCGTTACTGCAAAGAGCCGCTGTTTCCATTGGAAAACACCGTCGCCATGCTGAACATGGATATGGTCGGCCGACTGAAGGACGAAAAGTTGATCATCCAAGGGATCAATACGGCGCCAGAGTTCGGCCCAATCATCGACCGGCTGAACCAGGCGTTCGGGTTCGACCTGACACGGAAGGAAGGGGGGAGCGGCCCCAGCGACCATTCGTCCTTCTACGCGAAGAAAATACCGGTCATGCACTATTTCACCGGCCTGCACAGCGATTATCACCGGCCCAGCGACGATTTCGACAAGATCAACGTGCCGGGCATGCGGCGCGTCGCCGAGATCGTAGCCGCCACGGCCGCTGCGCTTGCCGAATCCGACGCGCGGCCGACGTACGTCGAAACCAAGAGCAGCGAGCGTGCCGGTGGCGATGGTGATCGCCCGTATTTCGGCAGCATCCCTGATTTTGGTCAGGAAGAACCGGGCTATGCCATCAGCGGGGCCACCAAGGACAGCCCCGCCGACAAGGCGGGCCTGAAAGGGGGCGACATCATTGTCAAGCTGGGTGACAGCAAGATTGGTAATCTGGAAGATTTCGACAACGCCCTGCGGAAATTCAAGGGGGGCGACAAGGTGCCGGTTGTCGTTAAGCGGGGCAGCGAAGAGGTCCGCACCGAGGTAACGCTCGCGCCGCCACGCTAG
- a CDS encoding MBL fold metallo-hydrolase: MQPPQPTIATIVSAPFAENSYIAHFEGRNDCVVVDPGFEPEKIFAYIQEQRRVPAAFLITHGHADHIVGNVAMKERWPEVPIVIGREEAPKLTNADLNLSASFGAPLVTPPADILLDEGQTYSVAGFDFEARTIPGHSSGHMVFIARALRPIMVFGGDVLFAGSIGRTDFPGGSFEALARGIHQHLFTLPDDTIVFPGHGPATTVGEEKIENPFVGVDAGRGGRGQSSFG; the protein is encoded by the coding sequence GTGCAGCCGCCGCAGCCGACTATCGCGACAATCGTTTCCGCACCTTTCGCCGAAAACTCGTACATCGCGCATTTTGAAGGGCGCAACGACTGCGTTGTGGTCGACCCGGGCTTCGAGCCGGAGAAGATCTTCGCCTACATCCAAGAGCAACGACGGGTGCCAGCGGCCTTTTTGATTACCCACGGCCACGCGGACCATATCGTCGGGAACGTGGCGATGAAAGAGCGCTGGCCCGAGGTCCCCATCGTGATCGGGCGCGAAGAGGCACCGAAACTGACGAACGCTGACTTGAACCTGTCGGCCAGTTTCGGCGCGCCTTTGGTTACCCCACCGGCGGACATTTTGCTCGATGAGGGTCAGACGTACTCGGTGGCCGGATTCGACTTTGAAGCCCGTACGATTCCTGGCCATTCGTCAGGGCACATGGTGTTCATCGCGCGGGCGCTCCGGCCCATTATGGTCTTCGGTGGCGATGTGCTGTTCGCCGGCAGCATCGGGCGAACCGATTTTCCCGGCGGCAGCTTCGAGGCGCTGGCCCGGGGGATTCACCAGCATCTCTTCACGTTGCCCGACGACACGATTGTCTTTCCGGGGCACGGCCCGGCAACAACGGTCGGTGAAGAGAAGATCGAAAACCCATTCGTAGGCGTCGATGCGGGCAGGGGCGGACGTGGGCAAAGCTCGTTCGGTTAA
- a CDS encoding DUF433 domain-containing protein — MGEVAVRGKRRILVDEAKPVHRVAGYNCHMAYVERQHIEISPGTCGGKPRIAGHRVRVQDVVIWTEQGRSAEEIVAHIPSIKIADVYAALAFYHDHREQIDADIREEINVAVRLKSETRSSTLDRLRGGDADTDLLSS, encoded by the coding sequence TTGGGCGAGGTTGCGGTTCGCGGTAAGCGGCGGATTTTGGTAGACGAGGCGAAACCGGTCCATCGGGTTGCAGGGTATAATTGCCACATGGCATATGTCGAGCGGCAACATATCGAGATTTCCCCTGGGACTTGTGGCGGCAAGCCGCGCATCGCGGGCCACCGTGTGCGCGTGCAAGACGTCGTGATCTGGACCGAGCAAGGCCGATCAGCCGAAGAGATCGTCGCCCATATTCCGTCGATCAAAATCGCCGACGTGTATGCGGCTCTAGCCTTCTACCACGACCACCGCGAGCAGATCGACGCGGACATTCGTGAAGAGATCAACGTCGCCGTGCGATTGAAGTCGGAGACGCGGTCAAGCACTCTTGACCGGCTGCGGGGAGGCGATGCCGACACCGATCTCCTTTCATCTTGA
- a CDS encoding sugar phosphate isomerase/epimerase family protein: MNAPCARRDFLRTALAAAGAAGAATYCGLPLAQAIEPIRRVGGAKFKFSLAAYSYRDLLTAKPPKLSLEDFLTDCAKMQLEGTELTSYYFPKDPTNEYLRHLKQRSFDLGLDISGTAVGNDFCVPPGPKRDEQIADVKRWIERAEVLGAPVIRIFSGHAQQGASVEEAHKLAVAGIEETCQYAGEHGVYLALENHGGLTATADGLLTLVRDVKSPWFGVNLDTGNFNTPDPYGDLARLAPYAINVQVKISMQPAGGKRGPADLKRLAQILTDSGYRGYIVLEFEEPTDPLVECPRYINEIRRAFLG; this comes from the coding sequence ATGAACGCTCCTTGCGCACGACGTGACTTCTTGCGCACCGCGCTGGCCGCTGCAGGCGCCGCGGGCGCTGCGACATATTGCGGATTGCCGTTGGCGCAAGCGATCGAGCCAATCCGCCGGGTCGGTGGCGCGAAGTTCAAGTTCAGCCTGGCCGCCTACAGCTATCGCGACCTGCTCACGGCCAAGCCCCCCAAGCTGTCGCTGGAGGATTTTCTAACCGACTGCGCGAAGATGCAGTTGGAAGGGACCGAGCTGACGTCGTACTACTTTCCCAAGGATCCGACGAACGAGTATCTGCGCCACCTCAAGCAACGATCGTTCGACCTGGGGCTTGACATCTCCGGCACGGCCGTGGGCAATGATTTCTGCGTACCGCCGGGGCCGAAGCGTGACGAGCAGATCGCAGACGTGAAGCGGTGGATCGAACGGGCCGAGGTTCTCGGCGCGCCGGTGATTCGCATTTTCTCGGGTCACGCGCAACAAGGAGCGAGCGTCGAAGAAGCTCACAAGCTGGCGGTCGCCGGTATCGAAGAGACCTGCCAGTACGCCGGCGAGCATGGGGTGTATTTAGCGCTCGAAAACCACGGCGGCCTGACGGCCACGGCCGACGGCCTGTTGACGCTGGTGCGCGACGTGAAGAGCCCCTGGTTCGGCGTGAACCTGGACACGGGCAATTTCAACACGCCCGATCCGTACGGCGACCTGGCCCGGCTCGCTCCCTACGCGATCAACGTGCAGGTGAAGATTTCCATGCAGCCGGCGGGCGGCAAGCGCGGGCCTGCTGATTTGAAGCGGCTCGCGCAGATTCTCACCGACTCCGGCTACCGCGGCTACATCGTGCTCGAATTCGAAGAGCCGACCGATCCGCTCGTCGAATGCCCACGCTATATCAACGAAATACGGCGGGCGTTCCTCGGCTAA